A region from the Rufibacter sp. DG15C genome encodes:
- a CDS encoding DUF3822 family protein — protein sequence MDSFTAAFKQSQRVVDDAFDVSASANAHLYFCFGAHRLRLGVLDTERNKFVAMEDYESNRPVSVDGAISYLESLTTTSPILQQKRWKTVRIAIKSQQFTLIPATLFDVNAREEYLQLNAELDGASELVHDYAHPRLELINVFTVPTKLQAWAEGHFETPELEFVHQTSSLMEGFLHAAERSARPQLYVYVDKNYVTLVVLHETRLEFCNSFYFSSQEDFIYFILFVLQEKKMNPDQDQVHVWGELMVHSELFEVLRKYIRNVQFGKKPTGVGYSYRFDALFEHRNFDMYSLHFCE from the coding sequence TTGGATAGCTTCACCGCAGCTTTTAAGCAATCGCAACGCGTGGTAGATGACGCCTTTGACGTGTCTGCCTCTGCCAACGCTCATCTTTATTTTTGCTTTGGCGCGCACAGACTGCGTTTAGGCGTCCTGGACACAGAGCGCAATAAGTTTGTGGCCATGGAAGACTATGAGTCCAACAGACCTGTGAGCGTAGACGGTGCCATATCCTATCTAGAGTCTTTGACCACCACCAGCCCCATCTTGCAGCAGAAGCGCTGGAAAACGGTGCGCATCGCCATTAAAAGCCAGCAGTTCACGCTCATTCCGGCCACTTTGTTTGATGTGAACGCCCGCGAAGAATACCTGCAGTTGAATGCAGAATTAGACGGTGCATCAGAACTGGTTCATGACTACGCGCATCCCCGCCTGGAACTCATCAACGTGTTCACCGTGCCCACCAAACTACAGGCCTGGGCCGAAGGGCATTTTGAGACCCCAGAACTGGAGTTTGTGCACCAGACCTCCAGCCTCATGGAAGGTTTCCTGCACGCTGCTGAGCGCAGTGCCCGTCCGCAGTTGTATGTGTACGTGGACAAGAACTACGTCACGCTGGTAGTGTTGCATGAAACCCGATTGGAGTTTTGCAATTCCTTCTACTTCTCCTCCCAAGAGGATTTCATCTACTTTATCTTGTTTGTGTTGCAGGAGAAGAAGATGAACCCAGACCAGGATCAGGTCCACGTGTGGGGTGAGCTGATGGTGCACTCAGAACTATTTGAAGTGTTGCGCAAGTACATTCGGAATGTACAGTTCGGGAAGAAACCAACAGGCGTGGGTTACAGCTACCGTTTTGACGCCCTCTTTGAGCATCGCAACTTTGACATGTACAGCCTGCATTTTTGTGAATAG
- a CDS encoding NUDIX domain-containing protein has translation MENIHPLAEPYSFKTRVRVCGLLIHNNTLLLARHKAAFTDGSFWIPPGGGLEYGEKVKDCLKREFQEETGLTVEVGRFLYLHEFLRPPLHAIELFFEVKLVSGELQMGSDPEHSLEAQLLEEVRFLSVKDMFALHREELHPVLHGLVNMDDLFIPRFEFAS, from the coding sequence ATGGAGAATATTCATCCGCTTGCGGAACCATATAGCTTTAAAACTCGCGTGAGAGTCTGCGGACTATTAATACATAACAACACGTTACTGCTGGCCCGCCACAAGGCCGCCTTTACTGACGGCTCCTTCTGGATTCCGCCGGGCGGTGGCTTGGAGTACGGCGAAAAAGTAAAAGACTGCCTTAAACGGGAGTTCCAGGAAGAGACCGGCCTCACGGTGGAAGTGGGCAGGTTTCTGTACCTGCATGAATTCTTGCGCCCACCGCTTCACGCCATTGAGTTGTTCTTTGAAGTAAAGCTGGTGTCTGGCGAGTTGCAGATGGGCTCTGATCCTGAGCATAGCCTGGAGGCCCAGTTGCTGGAGGAGGTTCGTTTTTTAAGCGTCAAGGATATGTTTGCCCTGCACCGCGAAGAGCTGCACCCCGTCCTGCACGGCCTGGTGAACATGGATGATCTTTTCATCCCTCGGTTTGAATTTGCCAGTTAG
- a CDS encoding PaaI family thioesterase gives MMQTYNPQYRDTVKEKLQRQFYMHLLGFEIDTIEIGRVEGTLALEEKHKQHKGYAHGGVTATLADIVMGFAAVTLVPADHHVVTVDLRVSYLNPGLGTKLIAKGWVIKQGRKLNFCEAEIFSEGEQGQQVLIAKASATMATLHPEDTKPQNPA, from the coding sequence ATGATGCAGACGTATAATCCTCAGTACAGAGATACGGTAAAAGAAAAACTTCAGCGGCAATTTTACATGCATTTGTTGGGTTTTGAAATAGATACCATAGAAATAGGAAGAGTAGAGGGCACCCTGGCCCTGGAGGAGAAACACAAGCAGCACAAGGGCTATGCCCACGGCGGCGTCACGGCCACGCTGGCAGATATTGTCATGGGTTTTGCTGCGGTGACACTGGTACCCGCAGACCACCATGTGGTGACCGTTGACCTGCGCGTATCTTATTTAAACCCGGGTTTGGGTACCAAATTAATAGCCAAGGGATGGGTGATTAAACAAGGTCGTAAATTGAACTTTTGTGAGGCCGAAATCTTTTCAGAAGGGGAACAGGGCCAGCAGGTTTTAATTGCCAAAGCGTCGGCCACCATGGCTACCTTGCACCCCGAAGATACCAAACCACAAAACCCCGCATGA
- a CDS encoding ATP-dependent RecD-like DNA helicase, giving the protein MTPAEALRKSFPFEPTADQAALFQKLEQFILRKTGLKEVFMLKGFAGTGKTTVVSALVKILNKFGYKYVLLAPTGRAAKVMATYTGKQASTIHKKIYKQTANAYSDGLAFTRQPNKQEHVLYIVDEASMISDEKAFGDNGLLQDLMAYIFEHTNNKLLLIGDTAQLPPVNQTISPSLDPAYLQNNFQVHVHQMEMRQVMRQAEESGILMNATRMRNELIKEQPELSFRTKGYHDIFAMTGEKLEDGLRYAYEKFGIDNTTVICRSNKTANLYNQHIRRQIFFHEDEISAGDYLMIVRNNYGWLPKDSSIGFMANGDFVEITKIIRYEEMYNMRFADVQIKFVDYPQEEELEIKIMLDTLHSETPALPADKNKQLYAEVLQDYQHLKSKRQRTLEMKQDKYLNALQVKFAYALTCHKAQGGQWQAVFVDYGYLKEDLVNQEFARWLYTATTRASEQLFLVNFNSKLLEGAPIEIEE; this is encoded by the coding sequence ATGACCCCCGCAGAGGCCTTACGCAAGAGCTTTCCTTTTGAACCCACCGCTGACCAGGCGGCCCTTTTCCAGAAGCTGGAGCAGTTCATTCTGCGCAAAACCGGCCTAAAGGAAGTGTTCATGCTCAAAGGGTTTGCGGGTACCGGTAAAACCACGGTGGTAAGCGCCCTGGTCAAAATCCTGAACAAGTTTGGCTACAAGTACGTGCTGTTGGCGCCCACCGGTAGGGCCGCCAAAGTGATGGCCACCTACACGGGCAAGCAGGCCTCTACCATTCATAAGAAAATCTACAAGCAGACGGCCAACGCCTACTCAGATGGGTTGGCCTTCACGCGCCAGCCCAACAAGCAGGAGCATGTGCTCTACATAGTGGATGAGGCCTCCATGATCTCAGATGAGAAAGCCTTTGGGGATAACGGTCTTCTGCAGGACTTGATGGCCTACATCTTTGAGCACACCAACAACAAGCTGCTCTTGATAGGAGACACCGCCCAGCTGCCACCGGTGAACCAGACCATCAGCCCGTCACTAGACCCTGCGTACTTGCAGAACAATTTCCAGGTACACGTGCACCAGATGGAAATGCGGCAAGTGATGCGCCAGGCCGAGGAATCCGGCATCTTGATGAACGCCACTCGCATGCGGAACGAGCTCATCAAAGAACAGCCCGAACTCAGCTTTAGGACCAAAGGCTACCACGATATTTTTGCCATGACTGGTGAGAAACTGGAGGATGGCTTGCGCTACGCCTATGAGAAGTTCGGGATTGACAACACCACCGTTATCTGCCGTTCCAACAAAACCGCCAACCTCTACAACCAGCACATCAGGCGCCAGATTTTCTTCCATGAAGACGAGATAAGCGCCGGCGATTACCTCATGATTGTGCGCAACAACTACGGTTGGCTGCCCAAAGACTCCAGCATAGGCTTCATGGCCAACGGTGACTTCGTGGAAATCACCAAAATCATCCGCTATGAGGAGATGTATAACATGCGCTTCGCGGATGTGCAGATAAAGTTTGTGGACTATCCACAGGAAGAGGAGCTGGAAATCAAGATCATGCTGGACACGCTGCATTCAGAGACGCCCGCCCTGCCCGCTGACAAAAACAAGCAACTCTACGCCGAGGTCCTGCAAGACTACCAGCACCTCAAAAGCAAGCGACAACGGACCCTAGAGATGAAGCAAGACAAGTACTTGAATGCCCTGCAAGTGAAGTTTGCCTACGCCTTAACCTGCCACAAGGCGCAGGGTGGCCAATGGCAGGCGGTGTTTGTGGACTATGGGTACCTGAAGGAGGACTTGGTGAACCAGGAATTCGCACGTTGGCTATACACGGCCACCACGCGGGCCTCAGAGCAGTTGTTTCTGGTCAACTTTAACTCTAAATTGCTGGAAGGTGCGCCTATTGAGATAGAAGAATAA
- a CDS encoding DUF1573 domain-containing protein encodes MKKILLWGLFLFLGSTAAMAQTTQDSTLTAVVPVVAPPVPAGPSIVFEEPKHDFGTIKQGEVVEYTFKFTNNGSKPLVISNVRTTCGCTVPTWPKTPIQPGQSADITAHFNSAGKLGKQNKVITIDSNALQGTTQVMIATTIVAAQ; translated from the coding sequence ATGAAGAAGATTTTACTTTGGGGGCTGTTCCTGTTTTTGGGAAGCACCGCGGCCATGGCCCAAACCACGCAAGACAGTACGTTAACGGCCGTGGTACCGGTAGTGGCTCCGCCAGTACCAGCCGGACCGTCCATTGTGTTTGAGGAGCCCAAGCATGACTTTGGCACCATCAAGCAGGGCGAAGTGGTGGAATACACCTTTAAATTCACCAACAACGGGTCTAAGCCTTTGGTGATTTCCAACGTACGCACCACCTGCGGTTGTACCGTGCCCACCTGGCCGAAGACGCCCATTCAGCCCGGACAATCAGCGGACATCACGGCCCATTTTAACAGCGCTGGCAAACTAGGAAAGCAGAACAAAGTCATTACCATAGACTCCAACGCCCTACAAGGCACCACCCAGGTAATGATTGCTACTACCATAGTGGCTGCTCAATAA
- a CDS encoding DUF423 domain-containing protein, whose protein sequence is MSPKTILILGALISGLGVMIGAFGAHGLKDILAVTNRTETFETAVKYQMYHALGLLLVGILITHFPAITGMKITGICFLIGILIFSGSLYILSVTGITWLGAITPIGGLFLIAGWLNLVWVLAKNL, encoded by the coding sequence ATGTCACCTAAAACGATTTTGATACTCGGCGCTTTGATCAGTGGCCTGGGCGTGATGATTGGCGCCTTCGGGGCACACGGCCTTAAAGACATCCTAGCGGTCACCAACCGCACTGAGACCTTTGAAACCGCCGTCAAATACCAGATGTACCATGCCCTAGGCCTTCTGCTAGTGGGCATTCTCATCACCCATTTCCCTGCTATTACGGGCATGAAAATTACGGGTATCTGCTTCTTGATCGGGATTCTGATTTTCTCGGGCAGCCTATACATTCTGAGCGTGACCGGCATTACCTGGCTGGGTGCCATCACGCCCATTGGCGGCCTGTTCCTGATTGCCGGATGGTTGAATTTGGTCTGGGTACTGGCAAAGAATCTGTAA
- a CDS encoding YggS family pyridoxal phosphate-dependent enzyme: protein MSIQESIQEFNKRLQGSNCQLIAVSKTHPVELIREAYAAGQRAFGENKVQEMMEKQPSLPEDVQWHMIGHLQTNKVKYIAPYVHLIQSVDSLKLLQEINKQALKYDRVIDVLLQFYIAEEETKYGLSLEEAQQLLRSEAFKELQNVRICGVMGVATNTESDEELQKEFRALRAIFDTLKQEFFAGAESFKEISMGMSSDYQLAIAEGSTMIRVGSAIFGHRNYNLPSNQ from the coding sequence ATGTCCATCCAAGAAAGCATACAGGAGTTTAACAAAAGGCTGCAAGGCTCCAACTGCCAGTTGATAGCGGTTTCTAAAACCCACCCCGTGGAGCTGATCAGGGAAGCCTATGCCGCCGGCCAACGGGCTTTCGGGGAGAATAAGGTACAGGAGATGATGGAGAAGCAACCTTCGCTCCCCGAGGATGTACAATGGCACATGATTGGCCACTTGCAGACCAACAAGGTAAAGTACATAGCGCCCTATGTGCATTTGATTCAGTCCGTGGATAGTTTAAAGCTGCTCCAGGAAATCAACAAACAGGCGCTTAAGTATGACCGCGTGATTGATGTTTTGCTGCAGTTTTACATTGCCGAGGAGGAAACCAAATACGGTCTGTCCCTGGAAGAAGCCCAACAGCTGCTTCGGTCTGAGGCGTTTAAAGAATTGCAGAATGTGCGCATTTGCGGCGTGATGGGCGTGGCCACCAACACCGAGTCTGACGAAGAACTGCAAAAGGAATTCAGGGCCCTCCGCGCTATCTTTGACACTCTAAAACAAGAGTTTTTCGCGGGTGCCGAATCCTTCAAGGAAATCTCCATGGGCATGAGCTCAGACTACCAATTAGCCATCGCCGAAGGCAGCACCATGATCCGGGTGGGCAGCGCCATCTTCGGGCATAGAAACTACAACCTTCCTTCAAACCAATAA
- a CDS encoding VWA domain-containing protein, with protein sequence MWQTPSDYTWLNVHWFSWRTWQSFDWENPGFLYALLAVPLLFLLRWLLHLRFRKKLDVALFEGKAKWHWTSTLRYVPDLVFGLFLMLVLVALARPQKTDETIEQFAEGIDIVLVMDVSGSMELTDFKPNRLEAAKKVALQFVNGRVQDRIGVVVFAGQAFSLVPLTTDYSLVRESIEGIELNMIPEDGTAIGSALAVALNRLRESTAKSKVCILISDGENTAGSLDPELAAQLAHAFQVKLYTVGIGKDGTVQLPADSTGQVVTVQTGLEEKTLRQLASLAEGQFYRAQDANTLISIFKKINALEKTEVKETRYRDTKDYYQVYLRWAILLFLFWLLLKNTFFTNALED encoded by the coding sequence ATGTGGCAAACACCCTCTGATTATACCTGGCTCAACGTGCACTGGTTTAGCTGGCGCACCTGGCAGTCCTTTGACTGGGAGAACCCGGGCTTTCTGTACGCTTTGCTGGCGGTGCCGCTGCTGTTTCTGCTGCGCTGGCTCTTGCACCTCAGGTTCCGGAAGAAGCTGGACGTGGCCTTGTTTGAAGGCAAAGCCAAGTGGCATTGGACCAGCACCCTGCGCTACGTGCCAGACTTGGTGTTCGGGCTGTTTTTGATGCTGGTCTTGGTGGCATTGGCCCGTCCCCAGAAAACCGACGAGACCATTGAGCAATTTGCCGAAGGCATTGACATTGTGCTGGTCATGGACGTGTCTGGCTCCATGGAACTCACCGACTTTAAACCCAACCGTTTGGAGGCCGCTAAAAAAGTAGCCTTGCAGTTTGTGAACGGCCGCGTGCAGGACCGCATTGGCGTAGTAGTCTTTGCTGGTCAGGCTTTCTCTTTGGTCCCGCTCACCACTGACTATTCTTTGGTACGCGAAAGCATTGAAGGCATAGAGCTTAACATGATCCCTGAAGACGGAACGGCCATTGGCAGCGCCCTGGCCGTGGCCCTCAACCGCCTGCGGGAATCCACTGCCAAGTCTAAAGTATGCATTTTGATTAGTGACGGCGAGAATACTGCCGGTAGCCTGGACCCAGAGCTGGCGGCCCAATTGGCCCACGCCTTCCAGGTGAAGCTCTACACGGTGGGCATCGGGAAAGACGGCACGGTCCAACTTCCGGCAGACTCTACGGGTCAAGTAGTCACGGTGCAGACTGGCCTGGAAGAAAAGACTCTGCGGCAGCTGGCCTCTCTAGCTGAGGGCCAATTCTACCGCGCCCAGGATGCCAATACACTCATAAGCATCTTCAAGAAAATCAACGCCCTAGAGAAAACCGAGGTAAAAGAAACCCGCTACCGCGACACCAAAGACTACTACCAGGTATATTTGCGCTGGGCCATTCTTCTCTTTCTGTTCTGGCTCCTGCTCAAAAACACCTTTTTCACCAACGCGTTAGAAGATTAG
- a CDS encoding DUF58 domain-containing protein, whose amino-acid sequence MKDLVRKLRKYEIQIRKAIDAQLQGDFKSVFKSSGLEFDDVRAYQYGDDVRSIDWNVSAKGHGTFVKTYREEKEQNVFILLDVSGSQSLGVPGLQKMDIGKEISGILALAAIKQGSQLGMICFSDTKEKYLKPGKGTEHAYSLIKTLVQLQPSSKKTNIGEGIRLALNVVKRKSIIILISDFIDLSYERELIMLAKKHDLVVLQLMDKRETAFPSLGIVPLLDKESGKTIWINTSSKAFKERYLLPYAENQEKLTKICRKYQADFLPIYVDQDYAPQLVNLFRARNKIMKRSS is encoded by the coding sequence ATGAAAGACTTGGTCAGGAAGCTACGAAAGTACGAGATACAGATAAGAAAGGCAATTGACGCTCAACTCCAGGGCGACTTCAAATCTGTGTTCAAAAGTTCTGGGCTCGAATTTGACGACGTGCGGGCCTACCAGTACGGCGATGACGTGCGCTCCATAGACTGGAACGTAAGCGCCAAGGGCCATGGTACGTTTGTGAAGACTTACCGCGAAGAAAAAGAGCAGAACGTGTTCATTCTCCTGGATGTGTCTGGGTCGCAATCGCTGGGCGTGCCCGGCCTGCAGAAAATGGACATCGGGAAGGAGATTAGCGGCATTTTGGCTCTGGCCGCCATCAAACAGGGAAGCCAGCTGGGCATGATCTGCTTTAGTGACACCAAGGAAAAATACCTGAAGCCCGGCAAAGGTACCGAGCACGCTTACTCCCTCATCAAGACCCTGGTGCAGCTGCAGCCCTCCTCCAAAAAGACCAACATAGGTGAAGGCATACGGCTGGCCTTGAACGTGGTCAAGCGCAAGAGCATCATCATCCTTATCTCAGATTTCATTGACCTGAGTTACGAGCGCGAGCTAATCATGCTGGCCAAAAAACATGACTTGGTGGTGTTGCAGCTCATGGACAAGCGCGAGACCGCCTTCCCCAGTTTGGGCATTGTCCCACTCCTGGACAAGGAGTCCGGTAAAACCATCTGGATCAACACTTCTTCCAAGGCCTTTAAGGAACGGTACCTACTCCCCTACGCCGAAAACCAAGAGAAACTCACCAAGATCTGCCGCAAGTACCAAGCCGATTTCCTGCCCATCTACGTGGACCAAGACTACGCACCCCAACTGGTCAACCTCTTCAGGGCCCGCAACAAAATCATGAAAAGAAGTTCTTAA
- a CDS encoding DUF4296 domain-containing protein produces MKKRLYLFMLCLGMLACEPKTNAPVDLVSEDKMTSVLLDIHLAEARIGRTIMQYDTSRMVFKNVQKDILKKHSLTDSSFRHSYDYYLQNPALLDKIYEKILDSLSLREAKLTPKPGQVVKEATPPVVPIPADSGKPAPVEVE; encoded by the coding sequence GTGAAAAAACGTCTGTACCTCTTTATGCTCTGCCTGGGAATGCTGGCCTGTGAACCCAAAACCAACGCGCCTGTAGACTTGGTTTCTGAAGACAAGATGACCAGCGTACTGTTGGACATTCACCTAGCCGAGGCCCGCATTGGCAGAACCATCATGCAATATGACACCTCGCGCATGGTATTTAAGAACGTGCAAAAGGACATCCTCAAAAAGCATTCGCTTACAGACAGCTCCTTCCGGCATAGCTATGATTATTACCTGCAGAACCCTGCACTGTTGGACAAGATCTATGAGAAAATCCTGGACAGCCTAAGCTTGCGCGAAGCCAAATTAACCCCAAAACCCGGCCAAGTGGTCAAAGAGGCAACTCCTCCCGTTGTGCCAATACCAGCAGATAGCGGAAAACCTGCCCCCGTAGAGGTAGAATAG
- a CDS encoding tRNA-binding protein codes for MDQHITWDQFMAVDLRVGTIIQAEPFPEARKPAYRLWVDLGDLGIKKSSAQITHHYSLEELVGRQVLCVTNFPPKQIGPWMSEVLVTGFEDANKHIVLAQPQQPVPNGKRLL; via the coding sequence ATGGATCAACACATCACCTGGGATCAATTCATGGCCGTGGACCTGCGAGTGGGAACGATCATTCAGGCAGAGCCTTTCCCCGAAGCCCGCAAACCCGCTTACCGCCTTTGGGTAGACCTAGGCGACCTGGGCATCAAAAAATCAAGCGCGCAGATTACGCACCATTACTCATTAGAAGAGCTGGTAGGAAGACAGGTGTTGTGCGTGACCAATTTCCCGCCTAAGCAGATTGGCCCCTGGATGTCTGAGGTGCTGGTGACCGGTTTTGAAGATGCTAACAAGCACATAGTACTGGCCCAACCGCAGCAGCCGGTGCCCAACGGCAAGAGGTTGTTGTAA